In Nostoc sp. CENA543, a single genomic region encodes these proteins:
- a CDS encoding ArsR/SmtB family transcription factor, translated as MADFFSFLGDANRLRILSFLATKELCVSDLAALLDMSESAVSHQLRNLRAMRLVSYRKQGRNVFYRLHDNHIFHLYQAVAEHLDEKDD; from the coding sequence ATGGCTGATTTTTTCAGCTTTTTAGGAGATGCTAACCGACTTAGAATTCTCTCCTTTTTGGCAACAAAAGAGCTTTGTGTCAGCGATTTGGCAGCATTATTAGACATGAGTGAATCGGCGGTTTCTCATCAGTTACGTAATTTAAGAGCCATGCGTTTAGTAAGTTATCGCAAACAAGGACGTAATGTATTTTATCGCCTGCACGATAACCATATTTTTCATCTTTATCAGGCCGTAGCTGAACATTTAGATGAAAAAGACGATTAA
- a CDS encoding metal ABC transporter permease, whose product MTLIYDGNHNWLLLATGGDLINLLQFPFMQRAIAGAILMGIMGGLLGSFVILRQLSFFSHAVGHAALVGIVLGVLLQINPTWTLLPFTLVFGVIVLYLIDQTDLASDSVLSIVLSGALAIGVMLTSFIKGYRGNLMNVLFGDILAIDTTDLILTIIILIASGIFLLSTLRQQILLTLNSDVAKVQGIAVSFYRYGFVVLLALAVAVAIKAVGILLVNAFLVIPASTAKLVSHHFSSFLILSTIIGATSSLAGILVSGAFNLGSGPSVVLVQFISFMAVFILIKLRHK is encoded by the coding sequence ATGACTCTCATATATGATGGCAATCACAACTGGTTATTGTTAGCCACGGGTGGAGATTTAATCAACTTGTTGCAATTCCCATTTATGCAGCGTGCGATCGCTGGTGCTATTCTCATGGGGATAATGGGAGGTTTGCTAGGTAGTTTTGTTATTTTGCGTCAGTTATCATTTTTCAGCCATGCGGTTGGTCATGCTGCATTGGTAGGTATAGTCTTGGGGGTACTGCTACAGATCAATCCTACTTGGACATTGTTACCTTTTACCTTAGTCTTTGGAGTTATTGTCCTTTATCTGATTGATCAGACCGATTTAGCTAGTGATAGCGTCCTCAGTATAGTGCTTTCTGGAGCATTGGCGATCGGTGTCATGCTGACAAGCTTCATTAAAGGTTATCGAGGTAACTTAATGAACGTCTTATTCGGCGATATTTTAGCTATTGATACTACTGACTTGATACTAACAATCATCATACTCATAGCTAGCGGCATTTTTTTATTATCCACCTTGCGACAACAAATCTTGCTAACGCTGAACTCAGATGTAGCGAAAGTGCAAGGTATTGCTGTTTCATTTTACCGTTATGGATTTGTGGTGCTTTTAGCACTAGCTGTAGCTGTGGCTATTAAAGCTGTTGGTATTTTACTGGTCAACGCTTTTTTAGTCATTCCGGCTTCTACAGCTAAACTAGTGAGTCACCACTTTAGTAGTTTTTTAATTTTATCCACAATCATTGGCGCAACTAGCAGCCTGGCTGGAATTCTGGTGTCTGGAGCTTTTAACCTTGGTTCTGGCCCTAGTGTTGTGCTGGTTCAGTTTATCTCTTTCATGGCTGTGTTCATCTTGATAAAGCTACGCCATAAATAA
- a CDS encoding PAS domain S-box protein, whose translation MTLAFVNSSLNLNTFISHGHCYPWTTGLVWLHIIPDATIALAYYSILLLFIYFIAKRKDIPFNRVVLLFGAFIFACGTGHLMDIWMLWHPDYWIAGILKAFTAIISIYTIFTLIYLTPQMLTLSNPAELEVIHKALNNEITEHNKAEEALLGISKAMESVSDAIAIVDITGQLIYHNPAFINLFGYTVEQLNAVGGPVAVYKNPQIAHNIFATIKQGQSWRGQLTMQNSTNQTIRVELRADAIKDPTGNIIGLVGIYTDINACQQAEIALQKSLKELADIKFALDQSSIVAVTNNLGIIEYVNDKFCQISQYQSEELIGKTHKIVNSNYHSTPFFKQMWSTISQGKVWKGEVQNRAKDGTYYWVDTTIVPLLDAQGQPQQYVAIRNDITERKQAEIALQKSLKEVADIKFALDQSSIVAVTNNLGIIEYVNDKFCQISQYQAEELIGKTHKIVNSNYHSKAFFKQMWSTISQGKVWNGEVQNRAKDGTYYWVDTTIVPLLDAQGQPQQYVAIRNDITARKKAEAQLQQQAIELAQTLKELQTAQSQLIQSEKMSSLGQLVAGVAHEINNPVNFIYGNLTYAKSYTHEILNLLHLYRRNYPNFLVEIQEEIQEEIEAIDLDFLTEDLPKLLDSMKVGAERIRQIVTSLRTFSRLDEAELKSADIHQGIDSTLMILEHRFNARANHPQIQLIKDYGNLPLVECYAGQLNQVFINILTNALDALEDSLIQGKLTHNQPQIRICTQQLNAQQIVIRIFNNGPAIPEQVRQKLFDPFFTTKDVGKGTGLGLSISYQIITEQHRGSLQCVSSPQGGAEFIITIPVEQPHN comes from the coding sequence ATGACGTTGGCATTTGTTAACTCTTCCTTGAATTTAAACACTTTTATTTCTCACGGGCATTGTTATCCTTGGACAACCGGACTAGTTTGGCTGCACATTATTCCTGATGCTACTATTGCTCTGGCGTATTATTCTATTCTGCTATTATTCATTTATTTTATTGCCAAACGTAAAGATATTCCTTTCAACAGAGTTGTTCTCTTATTTGGTGCTTTTATCTTTGCCTGCGGTACTGGACATTTGATGGATATTTGGATGCTTTGGCATCCTGATTACTGGATTGCAGGTATTTTAAAAGCTTTTACGGCAATTATTTCCATATATACTATATTTACGTTAATTTATCTAACACCTCAAATGCTGACGCTATCTAACCCAGCCGAGTTAGAAGTTATCCATAAAGCACTTAATAATGAAATTACCGAGCATAACAAAGCAGAAGAAGCTCTATTAGGCATTAGCAAGGCTATGGAAAGTGTTAGTGATGCTATTGCGATAGTTGATATTACGGGTCAGCTAATTTATCATAATCCTGCCTTTATCAATTTGTTCGGTTACACTGTTGAACAACTCAATGCCGTTGGTGGCCCAGTCGCAGTTTACAAAAATCCTCAAATAGCACACAATATCTTCGCTACTATCAAGCAGGGTCAATCATGGCGTGGTCAACTCACCATGCAAAACTCTACAAATCAGACAATACGAGTTGAGTTAAGGGCAGATGCAATCAAAGATCCGACTGGTAATATTATCGGTTTAGTGGGTATCTATACAGATATTAATGCTTGTCAACAAGCAGAAATCGCTCTGCAAAAATCGCTCAAAGAATTAGCAGACATAAAATTTGCTTTAGACCAGTCATCCATTGTTGCAGTAACTAACAATTTAGGAATTATTGAGTATGTTAATGATAAGTTCTGTCAAATTTCTCAATATCAATCAGAAGAATTAATTGGTAAAACTCATAAAATTGTTAATTCTAATTATCACTCTACTCCCTTCTTCAAACAGATGTGGTCAACTATTAGCCAAGGCAAAGTTTGGAAAGGAGAAGTTCAAAATAGAGCAAAAGATGGTACATATTATTGGGTAGATACAACTATTGTTCCCTTACTAGATGCTCAAGGTCAACCTCAACAATATGTAGCTATTCGTAACGATATTACCGAACGCAAACAAGCAGAAATCGCTCTGCAAAAATCTCTTAAAGAAGTGGCAGATATTAAATTTGCTTTAGATCAGTCATCTATTGTTGCTGTAACTAATAATTTAGGAATTATTGAGTATGTTAATGATAAATTCTGCCAAATCTCACAATACCAGGCAGAGGAGTTAATTGGAAAAACTCACAAAATTGTTAATTCTAATTATCACTCTAAAGCCTTCTTCAAACAGATGTGGTCAACTATTAGTCAAGGAAAAGTTTGGAATGGAGAAGTTCAAAATAGAGCAAAAGATGGTACATATTATTGGGTAGATACAACTATTGTTCCCTTACTAGATGCTCAAGGTCAACCTCAACAATATGTAGCTATTCGTAACGATATTACTGCTCGCAAAAAAGCCGAAGCTCAACTTCAACAGCAAGCAATAGAACTAGCACAAACTCTCAAAGAACTGCAAACTGCCCAATCCCAACTCATCCAGAGCGAAAAAATGTCTTCCTTGGGTCAACTAGTTGCTGGAGTTGCCCACGAAATCAATAATCCAGTTAATTTTATCTACGGTAATCTAACTTACGCCAAAAGTTATACCCACGAAATACTAAATTTACTTCACCTTTATCGCAGAAATTACCCAAATTTCCTAGTTGAAATTCAAGAAGAAATTCAAGAAGAAATTGAAGCCATTGACCTGGATTTTTTAACCGAGGACTTGCCCAAACTGCTTGATTCTATGAAAGTCGGTGCAGAACGAATTCGTCAAATTGTGACTTCTCTGCGTACTTTCTCACGTCTAGATGAAGCTGAGTTGAAATCAGCAGATATCCATCAAGGTATTGATAGCACTTTGATGATTTTAGAACATCGTTTCAACGCCAGAGCTAATCATCCGCAGATTCAGCTCATCAAAGACTATGGTAATTTACCTTTAGTGGAGTGCTATGCCGGACAGTTAAATCAAGTATTTATAAATATTTTGACGAATGCACTCGATGCTTTAGAAGACTCATTAATTCAAGGAAAACTTACACATAACCAACCACAAATCCGCATTTGTACTCAACAACTAAATGCTCAACAAATAGTTATTCGGATATTTAATAATGGCCCTGCTATTCCTGAACAAGTAAGACAAAAGTTATTTGATCCTTTTTTTACTACCAAAGATGTGGGTAAAGGTACTGGTTTAGGTTTGTCAATCAGCTATCAAATTATTACTGAACAACACAGGGGTTCGTTACAGTGTGTTTCATCTCCTCAAGGGGGAGCAGAATTTATCATTACAATTCCAGTTGAACAGCCTCATAATTAA
- a CDS encoding iron uptake porin, which translates to MSKMWKYLLASPVFCGTVLFFGTAAFAGETPVTSEMSEPANVAPIVKADSSSQNQVMSQVTSVSQLSDVQPTDWAFQALQSLVERYGCIAGYPNGTYRGNRAMTRYEFAAGLNACLDRVNELIATATGDLVTKEDLATLQKLQEEFSAELATLRGRVDALEARTAELEANQFSTTTKLQGQVVTVISDVLSGDRVNGADITDSNTTLGYRARLELVTSFTGKDTLFTRIQANNIASPNINTTEGRLFFANAEPSNDAVIDTVWYKFPLGEKTQVIAIGTGGAADDLTSTVNLFDGDGNFGALSTFGTRNPIYGQVGGAGIGITHNFSDRLALSLGYLAPTANSPVQGSGLFDGAYGALAQLTVKPSDRITVGLTYINSYKQPLLTGSNAATFQNFNEAFSSNSYGLQASIGITDKIVLGGWAGYTNSRILTGTDRGDVDIWNYAVTLGFPDLGKKGNLGGIIVGMEPKVTSSNVTGIDENDDTSFHVEAFYQYKVSDNITITPGVIWLTAPDHQDNNDSVVIGALRTTFSF; encoded by the coding sequence ATGTCAAAAATGTGGAAGTATCTACTAGCTAGCCCAGTATTTTGTGGCACAGTCCTATTTTTTGGTACTGCTGCTTTCGCAGGTGAAACACCTGTAACATCAGAAATGAGTGAGCCAGCAAATGTAGCCCCCATCGTCAAAGCTGATTCGTCTTCTCAAAATCAGGTAATGTCACAAGTTACCTCCGTATCACAATTATCAGACGTACAGCCAACAGACTGGGCATTCCAAGCATTACAATCATTGGTAGAACGTTACGGGTGTATTGCAGGTTATCCTAACGGCACATATCGCGGTAATCGCGCCATGACACGGTATGAATTCGCCGCCGGTTTAAATGCTTGTTTGGATAGAGTTAATGAATTAATTGCCACCGCCACAGGTGATTTAGTCACAAAAGAAGATTTGGCGACACTGCAAAAACTCCAAGAAGAGTTTTCCGCAGAATTAGCGACACTCAGAGGTAGAGTAGACGCATTAGAAGCACGTACAGCCGAGTTAGAAGCTAATCAATTTTCCACCACAACCAAATTACAAGGACAAGTTGTCACTGTAATTAGTGATGTATTATCTGGCGATCGCGTCAATGGTGCAGATATCACAGATAGTAATACCACTCTAGGATACAGAGCGCGTCTAGAGTTGGTAACTAGCTTCACTGGTAAAGATACCTTGTTTACCAGAATCCAAGCTAACAATATCGCTAGTCCCAACATTAACACCACAGAAGGCAGACTATTTTTTGCCAATGCCGAACCAAGCAATGATGCTGTCATCGACACCGTTTGGTATAAATTCCCGCTAGGTGAAAAGACACAAGTAATCGCCATTGGGACAGGTGGTGCAGCAGATGACCTGACTAGCACCGTCAACTTGTTTGATGGTGATGGTAACTTTGGTGCTTTATCTACCTTCGGTACACGCAACCCCATTTATGGTCAAGTGGGTGGTGCAGGTATAGGGATTACCCACAACTTTAGTGATAGGTTAGCACTAAGTTTAGGTTATTTAGCTCCTACCGCGAATAGTCCAGTACAGGGATCTGGTTTATTCGATGGTGCTTATGGTGCATTAGCACAGCTCACCGTCAAACCAAGCGATCGCATTACTGTAGGATTAACATATATCAATTCCTACAAACAGCCACTACTCACAGGTAGCAACGCTGCAACCTTCCAGAATTTTAATGAAGCATTTTCCAGCAATTCTTATGGACTGCAAGCATCCATCGGTATCACTGATAAAATCGTCTTAGGTGGCTGGGCTGGTTATACAAATAGCCGCATTTTAACAGGGACTGATCGTGGAGATGTTGACATTTGGAACTATGCAGTCACTCTAGGCTTCCCCGACCTTGGTAAAAAAGGTAATTTAGGCGGTATTATCGTCGGTATGGAACCTAAAGTGACCAGTTCCAATGTCACTGGGATTGATGAAAATGATGATACATCTTTCCACGTTGAGGCATTCTACCAATACAAAGTTAGCGATAACATCACCATCACACCTGGAGTGATCTGGCTAACTGCACCAGATCACCAAGATAACAATGATTCCGTAGTGATTGGTGCATTGAGAACCACATTTAGTTTCTAA
- a CDS encoding metal ABC transporter solute-binding protein, Zn/Mn family — MGKASITKNSILSLVALLMLSLTVGCNQSSSTENTSASSSPSAKEVVATPVAQPKKIKVVTTFLPVYLFTKAVAGDAADVNILVSPGTEVHDYQATPDNVKAIATADVLVKNGLGIEEFLTDTIKNAQNAKLKQIDASAGIKPLNEISPVEKATKGETDHDHDHDHAEGNPHVWLDPILVKQQITNIRDGLIAADPANKDKYETNASAYIQELDKLNSDFQQTLQKTPNCTFITFHDAYPYLAQRYNLKQVAVVQIPEDQLSPVDVQNTVKTVKKYNVKALFSESGVDNKLLTSLAQDLKLSVRTLDSLETGEQDPQYYFKAMRTNLQTLETACK, encoded by the coding sequence ATGGGGAAAGCAAGCATTACAAAAAACAGCATTTTATCCTTAGTAGCTTTGCTGATGTTGTCATTGACAGTAGGTTGCAACCAGTCGAGTAGTACAGAAAACACATCAGCATCATCTTCACCATCAGCAAAGGAGGTTGTAGCTACACCCGTAGCACAGCCAAAAAAAATCAAAGTTGTCACAACATTTTTACCTGTTTACCTATTTACTAAGGCAGTGGCTGGGGATGCAGCAGATGTCAATATTCTGGTGTCTCCAGGGACAGAAGTACATGATTATCAAGCCACACCAGATAATGTAAAAGCGATCGCTACAGCAGATGTGTTAGTCAAAAATGGTTTAGGAATCGAGGAATTTTTAACAGACACTATCAAAAATGCCCAAAATGCTAAGTTAAAGCAAATAGATGCTAGTGCAGGAATCAAGCCATTAAATGAAATTTCCCCTGTGGAGAAAGCCACAAAAGGTGAAACAGACCACGACCATGATCACGACCATGCAGAAGGTAATCCTCATGTGTGGTTAGATCCTATACTAGTCAAGCAACAAATCACCAATATTCGGGATGGCTTAATCGCAGCTGACCCAGCGAACAAAGATAAATATGAGACTAATGCTAGTGCTTACATTCAAGAATTAGATAAATTAAATAGTGACTTTCAACAAACACTACAGAAAACGCCTAACTGCACCTTTATCACCTTTCATGATGCTTATCCATATTTAGCGCAGCGTTATAACCTTAAACAAGTAGCCGTAGTACAGATTCCTGAAGATCAACTTTCTCCTGTGGATGTGCAGAATACTGTCAAAACAGTCAAAAAATATAATGTTAAAGCTTTATTTAGTGAATCTGGAGTAGATAATAAATTGCTCACCAGTCTAGCTCAAGACTTAAAATTAAGCGTGCGAACATTAGATTCTCTAGAAACTGGAGAACAAGATCCACAGTATTACTTTAAAGCCATGAGGACTAACTTACAAACCCTAGAGACAGCTTGTAAATAG
- the sbcD gene encoding exonuclease subunit SbcD, translating to MIKILHLSDIHMGSGFSHGRINPVTGLNTRLEDFVKTLSLCIDRALTDAVDLVLFGGDAFPDATPPPYVQEAFAAQFRRLVDAQIPTVLLVGNHDQHSQGLGGASLNIYRTLGVPGFVVGDKLTTHHISTPNGKVQVITLPWLTRSTLMTRQETEGLSLGEVNQLLTERLQVVIEGEIRRLDPDVPTVLLAHLMADNATLGAERFLAVGKGFTLPLSLLTRPCFDYVALGHVHRHQNLNKSNNPPVIYPGSIERVDFSEEKEDKGYVMVELQRGSAKWEFCPLPVRTFRTLEIDVSKAEDPQAALIKAITKHDLQDAVVRLIYKIRSEQIDLIDNTALHSALSAAHCYTIQAELVSQLARPRIPELSASSSIDPMEALKTYLLNREDLKDISGLMLEAAENLLGSSRE from the coding sequence ATGATTAAAATTCTTCATCTCTCCGACATCCATATGGGAAGCGGTTTTTCCCACGGTAGGATTAATCCAGTAACGGGCTTAAATACTCGACTGGAGGATTTTGTTAAGACCTTATCTTTGTGTATTGATCGGGCATTAACTGATGCCGTAGATTTAGTTTTATTTGGTGGTGATGCTTTTCCCGACGCAACACCACCGCCATATGTGCAGGAAGCTTTTGCAGCACAATTTCGGCGGTTAGTTGATGCTCAAATTCCAACAGTGTTGTTGGTGGGAAATCATGATCAACATTCCCAAGGTTTGGGAGGCGCGAGTTTAAATATCTACCGCACTTTAGGCGTACCAGGTTTTGTGGTGGGAGATAAGTTAACAACACATCACATCTCCACACCCAACGGCAAAGTACAGGTAATTACTTTACCTTGGCTAACCCGTTCCACTTTGATGACTCGTCAAGAAACAGAGGGTTTATCACTAGGGGAAGTCAATCAATTATTAACAGAACGTTTGCAAGTGGTGATTGAAGGGGAAATTCGCCGACTTGATCCTGATGTCCCGACTGTACTGTTAGCTCATTTAATGGCGGATAATGCAACTTTAGGGGCGGAACGTTTTTTAGCTGTGGGTAAAGGTTTTACTCTACCTTTATCTTTATTGACGCGTCCCTGTTTTGATTATGTGGCTTTAGGACACGTCCACCGTCATCAAAATTTAAATAAATCTAATAACCCGCCGGTGATTTATCCAGGGAGTATTGAAAGGGTAGATTTTAGTGAAGAGAAAGAAGATAAAGGTTATGTGATGGTGGAATTACAACGGGGGAGTGCGAAATGGGAATTTTGTCCTTTACCTGTTCGGACTTTTCGCACCTTAGAAATAGATGTGTCAAAAGCAGAAGATCCTCAAGCTGCTTTAATCAAAGCAATTACTAAACATGATTTGCAAGACGCAGTAGTCCGGTTAATTTACAAAATCCGTTCTGAACAAATTGATTTAATTGATAATACTGCTTTACATTCTGCCTTGAGTGCTGCTCATTGTTACACAATTCAAGCAGAATTAGTGAGTCAATTAGCTCGTCCCCGCATTCCTGAATTGAGTGCTAGCAGTAGTATTGACCCTATGGAAGCATTGAAAACTTACTTACTCAATCGTGAAGACCTCAAAGATATATCAGGATTAATGTTAGAAGCCGCAGAAAATTTACTAGGGAGTTCTAGAGAGTGA
- a CDS encoding MBL fold metallo-hydrolase, translated as MSNLELSSSQVYLTEKSANSPTSLMGDFVLKFWGVRGLIPTPDGNTTRYGGNTACVEIHVAGKNLIFDGGTGLRILGKTWQHLQEPLEAHLFFTNSQSNRIQGFPFFAPAFIPKNCFYIYGAAASNGASIKQCLCDQMLQPHFPYPLQVMQSELQFQNITPNSEVKLDDVTVKTAIINQTQRSIGYRVNWQNYSVAYITDLSNRADQIERDDILQFVQGVDLLVANATYTPPTSHDHECADSLWQVAVEIAHKADVKQLVISHHHPDDHDDFLDMVQTEVKSAFPQASLAAEGLVLSIV; from the coding sequence ATGTCAAATCTTGAGCTGTCAAGTTCCCAGGTCTACCTAACTGAAAAATCAGCCAACTCGCCAACTAGCCTTATGGGTGATTTTGTCCTAAAATTTTGGGGTGTCAGGGGTTTAATTCCTACCCCAGACGGTAACACGACTCGCTACGGTGGTAACACAGCTTGTGTGGAAATACACGTAGCTGGTAAAAATTTAATTTTTGACGGTGGTACAGGTTTACGCATACTGGGTAAAACTTGGCAGCATTTGCAAGAACCACTAGAAGCCCATTTATTTTTTACTAATTCTCAATCTAATCGCATTCAGGGATTTCCTTTTTTTGCACCTGCATTTATTCCCAAAAATTGCTTTTATATTTACGGTGCAGCCGCCTCTAATGGTGCTTCTATCAAACAATGTCTGTGTGACCAAATGCTGCAACCCCACTTTCCCTATCCCCTACAGGTCATGCAGTCGGAATTACAGTTCCAAAACATCACTCCTAACAGTGAAGTCAAACTTGACGATGTTACCGTTAAAACAGCAATCATTAATCAAACTCAACGTTCCATAGGCTATCGGGTCAACTGGCAAAATTACAGTGTTGCATATATTACAGATTTAAGTAACCGCGCAGATCAAATAGAACGCGATGACATCCTGCAATTTGTTCAGGGTGTAGATTTATTAGTGGCTAATGCTACTTATACTCCTCCCACATCTCATGATCATGAATGCGCTGATTCTCTGTGGCAAGTAGCTGTGGAAATAGCTCACAAGGCAGATGTCAAACAGTTAGTAATTTCCCATCATCATCCAGATGATCATGATGATTTTCTAGATATGGTGCAAACAGAGGTGAAATCTGCTTTTCCCCAAGCCTCACTAGCTGCTGAAGGTTTGGTATTATCTATCGTGTGA
- the panD gene encoding aspartate 1-decarboxylase — protein sequence MLRNFLLAKIHNCTLTGANINYVGSISVDKILLEKAGILPYEQVQVVNSANGERFITYAIPAPAYSGIIELNGAAARLGMIGDRVIIMTYGQFTPEEIKSYTPTVVLVDEHNQILEVRHYDDLLNKV from the coding sequence ATGCTGCGTAACTTTCTCTTAGCAAAAATTCACAATTGCACCCTCACAGGCGCGAACATTAATTATGTGGGTAGTATCAGCGTCGATAAAATTTTATTAGAAAAGGCGGGGATTTTACCCTACGAGCAAGTGCAAGTAGTGAATAGTGCTAATGGCGAGCGTTTCATTACTTATGCTATACCAGCTCCAGCCTATTCAGGAATTATTGAACTAAATGGGGCTGCCGCCCGTCTAGGCATGATCGGCGATCGCGTGATTATAATGACATACGGGCAGTTTACGCCAGAGGAGATCAAAAGTTACACTCCTACTGTAGTCCTTGTGGATGAACACAACCAAATTTTGGAAGTACGCCACTACGACGACCTGCTCAATAAGGTCTAA
- a CDS encoding metal ABC transporter ATP-binding protein: protein MTSPILKIEGLTVYQGNYLAVRDVSFELIAGTNTAIVGPNGAGKSTLVKAVLDLIPHRTGSIEIFGFPINKLGSLRHLIGYMPQNFIFDRSFPISVKELVGLGWVAKVQNRYSLFSRLKMQSQEKSLAVAEALRRTDVYQLRNQAIGTLSGGQLKRVLLAYCLVIPRKLLILDEAFAGVDMQGAADFYALLHELKQEEGWTVLQVSHDIDMVSRQCDRVLCLNQTVVCTGQPEIALSPQNLLATYGPGFSRYQHHH, encoded by the coding sequence ATGACATCGCCTATTTTAAAAATTGAGGGACTAACTGTATATCAGGGGAATTATTTAGCTGTGAGGGATGTTTCCTTTGAGTTAATTGCAGGAACTAATACGGCTATAGTCGGCCCTAACGGAGCTGGTAAAAGTACATTAGTCAAAGCTGTGCTAGATTTGATTCCTCATAGAACGGGAAGTATTGAAATATTCGGTTTTCCGATAAATAAGTTGGGAAGTTTACGCCATCTTATAGGCTATATGCCGCAAAATTTCATCTTTGATCGCAGTTTTCCGATTTCCGTTAAGGAGTTGGTGGGTTTAGGATGGGTAGCCAAAGTGCAGAATCGATATTCATTGTTTTCTAGATTAAAGATGCAAAGCCAGGAAAAATCCTTAGCTGTGGCTGAAGCTTTAAGAAGAACAGATGTTTATCAACTGCGAAATCAAGCTATTGGGACGCTGAGTGGTGGTCAACTCAAACGTGTATTACTGGCTTATTGTTTAGTGATTCCTCGGAAATTGTTGATTTTAGATGAAGCCTTTGCTGGTGTAGATATGCAAGGTGCGGCGGATTTCTATGCTTTGCTACATGAATTAAAACAAGAAGAAGGTTGGACGGTTTTGCAGGTTTCCCATGATATTGATATGGTCAGTCGTCAGTGCGATCGCGTCCTTTGTCTTAACCAAACCGTAGTTTGTACCGGACAACCAGAAATTGCTCTCTCACCCCAAAATCTGTTAGCTACTTACGGGCCAGGATTTAGCCGCTATCAACACCATCATTAA
- a CDS encoding inorganic diphosphatase produces MDLSRIPAQPKPGVINVLIEIAGGSKNKYEFDKDLQAFALDRVLYSSVKYPYDYGFIPNTLAEDGDPLDGMVIMDEPTFPGCIIPARPIGFLEMVDGGDRDEKILCVPDKDPRYSHVKSLRDVAPHRLDEIAEFFRSYKNLEKKVTEILGWQDVDKVAALVDKSIRAYRG; encoded by the coding sequence GTGGACTTATCCCGTATTCCAGCCCAGCCAAAACCCGGTGTCATCAATGTTTTAATTGAGATTGCTGGCGGTAGTAAAAACAAATACGAGTTTGACAAAGACCTGCAAGCCTTTGCTCTAGACCGGGTACTATATTCTTCAGTCAAGTATCCTTATGACTATGGCTTTATCCCTAACACACTAGCGGAAGATGGCGATCCTCTAGATGGTATGGTGATTATGGATGAACCCACCTTTCCTGGTTGTATCATTCCTGCTAGACCAATTGGTTTTTTAGAAATGGTGGATGGTGGCGATCGCGATGAGAAAATTTTGTGTGTACCAGACAAAGATCCACGTTACAGCCACGTCAAATCCTTAAGAGATGTAGCACCACACCGCTTGGATGAAATTGCTGAATTCTTCCGCAGTTACAAAAATTTAGAAAAGAAAGTCACTGAAATTCTCGGTTGGCAAGATGTGGACAAGGTTGCAGCTCTAGTAGACAAATCTATCAGAGCTTATAGGGGATAG